Proteins encoded within one genomic window of Pararhizobium capsulatum DSM 1112:
- a CDS encoding putative quinol monooxygenase, with translation MSTPAFVVIAEFQVKPGKLGAFLEAARDDAKHSVADEPGCRQFDVVCLEGTDGTVVFYEVYDSRAAFDAHLETPHLERFRQAFPPLIVEKRRVRFAERQNP, from the coding sequence ATGAGCACACCAGCCTTTGTCGTGATTGCGGAGTTTCAGGTGAAGCCCGGCAAGTTGGGGGCCTTCCTGGAGGCTGCCCGGGACGATGCGAAACACTCAGTTGCCGACGAGCCCGGTTGCCGGCAGTTCGACGTCGTTTGCCTGGAAGGCACCGACGGCACGGTGGTCTTCTATGAGGTTTATGACAGCCGGGCCGCCTTCGACGCCCATCTTGAGACGCCTCATCTTGAGCGCTTCCGCCAAGCCTTCCCACCGCTCATCGTCGAGAAGCGGCGGGTCCGCTTCGCCGAACGACAGAACCCTTGA
- a CDS encoding SH3 domain-containing protein gives MRGSVFLLMTVTLFAGPVAAGPAVSTANVNFREGPGTGFARFETIKQGTQVDLIECDASGAWCAVRYDSKTGFVNGKYLNEIEADKPRWPRTYTMESGGEITLYQPQITDWENFTTLSALVASEYRASKDSTPIFGVIGVSGQTVSDSDSDDVVISDVKVTEINFSTLDRTHLTELSLEVGKLVPTGMLTISEERLAASIADYKRVDDVQGLKADPPPIFISKTPAILVQTRDKPVFSPVKGVEGLDFVVNTNWDLFKTDADNTYYLRAEKSWLTSKELDRNWVVTTTLPPLLSRLPDDDSWKDAHAAIPPQPFEGGQPPKVIYSDKPAELVQFTGEPALEAVTGTGLKWASNSENDVFYRDADAHWYVLLSGRWFSAASLDGPWTFATPTLPADFQNIPDDVPYYTVRSSVPGTSESAEARLKASIPKMARVALDGSVKVDVVYSGEPKFEPIEGTKMSYAVNTNELVIKVKDKYFVLKDGIWFVGDTPTGPFVVAQAIPDEVYTIPPSSPVYNATYVRIYNTEDDAVWYGYTMGYLGGYLAWGSYVYGTGWYYDDYWDTGWDDGDWPFYPRPITYGADVFYNPAIGAFGRYGYAYGPYRGIIGGAAYNPRTGTYVRGGAVAGPAGERGFVAAYNPRTGNGAVVRGGENVYGSWGSVSVKNGANYARVSGGSNGDSGAVRWRSSEGDRGFVAGEKGGDLYAGRDGSVYRRQDGQWQKHTDGGWTPVEKPSSENLKKPGENFAAKHPDALNNIQQRPNVDNRPANNRPAKRPAASRTRDRAPDHLAIDRAGRQVGNQRSHQFDTYNRPSSGNFDRFEGSRGGGNRSFNGGGGGGRSFSGGGGRGGVTFRGGGGGGRR, from the coding sequence ATGCGAGGATCGGTGTTTTTGCTGATGACGGTGACGCTTTTTGCCGGACCGGTCGCTGCCGGTCCCGCGGTTTCGACGGCGAACGTCAATTTCCGGGAAGGGCCGGGGACGGGTTTTGCAAGATTTGAAACGATCAAGCAGGGTACGCAGGTAGATCTTATCGAGTGCGACGCCAGCGGAGCGTGGTGCGCCGTGCGCTATGACAGCAAAACGGGGTTCGTCAACGGAAAATATCTCAACGAGATCGAAGCCGACAAGCCGCGTTGGCCACGCACTTACACCATGGAATCGGGCGGGGAAATAACCCTCTATCAGCCACAAATCACCGACTGGGAGAATTTCACCACGCTTTCAGCGCTGGTCGCTTCCGAATACCGGGCGTCCAAGGATTCGACCCCGATCTTCGGCGTCATCGGGGTCAGCGGCCAGACAGTTTCCGATAGCGATTCCGACGACGTTGTCATCAGCGATGTCAAAGTCACGGAGATCAACTTTTCGACGCTCGACCGCACGCATCTCACCGAGCTATCGCTGGAGGTAGGCAAACTCGTGCCTACCGGGATGCTGACGATCAGCGAGGAGCGACTGGCGGCGAGCATCGCCGACTACAAGCGTGTCGATGACGTTCAGGGCCTGAAGGCCGACCCGCCGCCGATTTTCATCAGCAAGACGCCGGCGATCCTTGTGCAGACGAGAGACAAGCCCGTCTTTTCGCCGGTAAAGGGCGTCGAAGGGCTGGATTTCGTAGTCAACACCAACTGGGACCTATTCAAGACGGACGCGGACAACACCTACTATCTGCGCGCCGAAAAATCCTGGCTAACCTCGAAGGAGCTGGACCGAAACTGGGTGGTGACGACCACTCTGCCGCCGCTTCTGTCAAGGCTGCCCGACGACGACAGCTGGAAGGATGCACACGCGGCAATCCCGCCCCAACCGTTCGAAGGCGGACAGCCGCCAAAGGTGATCTATTCGGACAAGCCGGCCGAACTTGTCCAGTTCACGGGAGAGCCAGCACTCGAGGCGGTGACGGGCACGGGATTGAAATGGGCTTCGAACAGCGAGAACGATGTTTTCTACCGCGACGCCGATGCGCACTGGTACGTGCTTCTTTCCGGGCGCTGGTTCTCGGCCGCCTCGCTTGACGGACCTTGGACATTCGCCACGCCGACATTGCCGGCGGACTTCCAGAACATACCGGATGATGTGCCCTATTACACTGTTCGCTCTTCGGTGCCGGGAACTTCCGAAAGCGCTGAAGCCCGGCTGAAGGCAAGCATTCCGAAGATGGCGCGGGTTGCGCTCGACGGATCGGTGAAAGTCGATGTCGTCTACAGCGGTGAGCCAAAATTCGAGCCGATCGAGGGCACGAAGATGTCCTACGCGGTCAACACCAACGAACTGGTGATCAAGGTCAAGGACAAGTATTTCGTCCTCAAGGACGGCATATGGTTCGTCGGCGATACACCGACCGGCCCGTTCGTGGTGGCACAGGCGATTCCCGATGAGGTCTACACCATCCCGCCATCCTCACCGGTCTACAACGCCACCTATGTGCGCATCTACAACACCGAGGACGATGCCGTCTGGTATGGTTATACGATGGGTTATCTCGGAGGTTATCTCGCCTGGGGCAGCTATGTCTACGGCACCGGCTGGTACTATGACGACTACTGGGACACGGGCTGGGACGACGGTGACTGGCCCTTCTATCCCCGGCCGATAACCTACGGAGCTGACGTGTTCTACAATCCGGCGATCGGGGCATTCGGCCGCTACGGCTACGCCTATGGTCCCTATCGCGGGATTATCGGCGGGGCGGCCTACAATCCGCGCACAGGGACCTATGTGCGCGGTGGCGCAGTTGCCGGGCCGGCGGGCGAACGTGGGTTCGTCGCGGCCTACAATCCGCGTACGGGCAACGGCGCGGTTGTCCGGGGCGGCGAGAATGTCTACGGCTCGTGGGGGTCGGTGAGTGTGAAGAACGGCGCAAACTACGCCCGCGTCAGCGGTGGTTCCAACGGCGATTCCGGCGCGGTGCGCTGGCGCAGTTCCGAGGGCGACCGTGGCTTCGTTGCCGGTGAAAAGGGCGGCGACCTTTATGCCGGCCGTGACGGCAGTGTCTATCGCCGTCAGGACGGGCAGTGGCAGAAGCATACCGACGGCGGATGGACACCGGTCGAGAAGCCTTCTAGCGAAAACCTGAAGAAACCCGGCGAAAATTTTGCCGCAAAGCATCCGGACGCGCTTAACAATATCCAGCAGCGGCCCAACGTCGACAATCGGCCCGCCAACAACAGACCGGCGAAGCGACCTGCCGCAAGCCGGACTCGGGACCGCGCGCCCGACCATCTCGCCATCGACCGCGCCGGACGCCAGGTGGGAAATCAACGGTCTCACCAGTTCGACACCTATAATCGGCCGTCGTCAGGCAACTTCGACCGGTTTGAAGGAAGTCGCGGGGGTGGCAATCGGAGTTTCAATGGCGGCGGCGGTGGCGGTCGCAGCTTCAGCGGTGGCGGTGGGCGTGGTGGCGTCACCTTCCGAGGCGGAGGCGGCGGTGGTCGACGGTGA
- a CDS encoding acyltransferase family protein: protein MKKQHFETLDGMRGMAAVAVVLYHMNAVPFLRAPSGYLSVDFFFVISGFVIAYSYRNRLLTTLSFVDFIKIRFVRLYPILFLGFALASLRGAAMIFANHPDAPSFQELLLGSTINLVLLPMPIVGSWMFLNVPVWSLMFEVIANFGYARFVSVASNKNLMIVTFIAAACLIPVAISGLFATGATINSFHVGFIRVVFSFSLGLLIFGSFDKLPVFQINPYILVSLLFLALVIPIKHPVYDLLFTLFLSPFFLVAGAHSRSFFPGKWLGELSYPLYATHFSLISIGSLLAHRLKIEQWVGVLAVVLIFCLLVRLLTRIYDQPLRRSLQILLSSRLIA, encoded by the coding sequence ATGAAAAAGCAACACTTCGAGACGCTAGACGGCATGCGCGGCATGGCGGCAGTCGCGGTCGTCCTATACCATATGAATGCAGTGCCCTTTCTGCGAGCGCCGTCAGGCTATCTCTCTGTTGATTTCTTCTTTGTTATCAGCGGTTTTGTCATCGCATATTCCTATCGCAATCGATTGCTCACGACTCTGTCGTTTGTCGATTTCATAAAAATCCGCTTTGTGCGATTATACCCAATTCTCTTTCTGGGTTTTGCATTGGCTTCGTTGCGAGGTGCAGCGATGATTTTCGCAAACCATCCAGATGCACCATCGTTCCAAGAGTTATTACTCGGAAGTACTATAAATCTCGTTCTGCTTCCCATGCCTATCGTTGGAAGTTGGATGTTTCTCAACGTGCCGGTTTGGTCGCTGATGTTTGAGGTGATTGCCAACTTTGGCTACGCACGATTTGTATCCGTGGCGTCCAATAAAAATTTGATGATCGTGACATTTATTGCTGCGGCATGTTTGATTCCGGTAGCCATTTCCGGCTTGTTCGCAACCGGCGCGACGATAAATTCCTTCCATGTAGGGTTTATCCGAGTTGTATTTTCCTTCTCGCTTGGACTTCTGATATTTGGATCCTTCGACAAGCTACCCGTCTTCCAGATTAACCCGTATATTCTGGTATCGTTACTGTTCTTGGCGTTGGTTATTCCTATTAAACATCCCGTTTACGATCTGCTATTCACGCTCTTTCTCAGCCCGTTTTTCCTTGTTGCCGGCGCTCATTCCCGGTCATTCTTTCCCGGTAAGTGGCTGGGTGAGTTATCATATCCTCTGTACGCCACTCATTTCTCGTTGATCTCAATAGGAAGCCTGCTCGCTCATCGACTAAAAATCGAACAATGGGTGGGGGTGCTTGCTGTAGTTCTCATCTTCTGCCTCTTGGTCAGATTGCTTACGAGGATTTATGATCAGCCTCTTCGGAGGTCCCTGCAAATATTATTGTCTTCTCGATTGATTGCCTGA
- a CDS encoding NAD(P)/FAD-dependent oxidoreductase encodes MHTPMSSSENVDVTIIGAGFMGLSTALELVRQGKSVRVLEANEVGTGASGLNGGQVIPGLKYDPDWLIEYFGPARGEAMIAFAQSTADSVFDLIDREHLSVPRVRNGWIQAAHTENALKAAQRRDGQWRARGADVRTLDAQEIESLTGARGYLGGWLDRRAGIIDPLAFVSQMAAAVVRAGGLVTERTKALSVRREAGGWTVQAEGGRSVRSRFVVVATNAYSDDFVPGLARTIVPLHSFQIATEPLPDRLQKIILPGEQAVSDSRRILVYYRKSADGRLVLGGRGRMAEPKSQADWKHLERAMRRLYPEVAGVPIARRWFGRVAMTPDHLPHIHEPEPGLLTVVGCQGRGVGMMTALGQRFACYIETGDRTVLPFPVTAILPIPFHAFRQVGVAAMIAWYRLLDALEK; translated from the coding sequence ATCCACACGCCGATGTCTTCCTCGGAAAATGTCGATGTCACGATCATTGGGGCAGGGTTCATGGGGTTGTCCACCGCGCTTGAGCTTGTGCGGCAGGGCAAATCCGTCAGGGTTTTGGAGGCAAATGAAGTCGGAACCGGTGCATCCGGGTTAAATGGTGGTCAGGTCATTCCCGGCCTGAAATATGATCCCGATTGGCTCATCGAGTATTTTGGCCCCGCGCGCGGCGAGGCAATGATCGCGTTTGCCCAGTCAACTGCGGACAGCGTCTTTGATCTCATCGATCGCGAGCATCTCAGTGTTCCCAGGGTGCGCAACGGCTGGATCCAGGCCGCACACACTGAAAATGCGCTTAAAGCAGCCCAGCGCCGTGACGGGCAGTGGCGCGCCCGTGGAGCTGACGTGCGCACGCTTGATGCGCAGGAGATCGAATCGCTGACAGGTGCTCGTGGTTATCTCGGCGGATGGCTGGATCGGCGCGCCGGCATCATCGATCCCCTGGCCTTCGTCAGTCAGATGGCGGCCGCTGTCGTGCGGGCGGGTGGCCTGGTCACCGAGCGCACGAAAGCGCTGTCCGTAAGGCGGGAAGCCGGCGGCTGGACCGTCCAGGCGGAAGGGGGGCGGTCGGTCCGGTCCCGGTTTGTGGTCGTTGCCACGAACGCCTATAGCGACGATTTTGTGCCGGGGCTTGCGCGCACCATCGTGCCGTTACATTCATTCCAGATCGCAACAGAGCCGCTTCCGGACAGGCTGCAAAAGATCATCCTTCCCGGAGAGCAGGCGGTTTCCGACTCCCGCAGAATCCTCGTTTATTACCGCAAAAGTGCGGACGGCCGGCTGGTGCTTGGCGGCAGGGGACGTATGGCCGAGCCGAAAAGCCAAGCCGATTGGAAGCATCTCGAACGCGCGATGCGGCGGCTCTATCCCGAGGTCGCGGGCGTTCCGATTGCAAGGCGCTGGTTTGGCCGTGTTGCGATGACCCCCGACCATTTGCCTCATATCCATGAGCCGGAGCCTGGATTGCTCACTGTCGTCGGTTGTCAGGGGCGCGGTGTCGGCATGATGACGGCGCTCGGCCAGCGATTTGCCTGTTACATCGAAACGGGGGATCGGACCGTGTTGCCATTTCCGGTCACCGCCATCCTGCCCATTCCATTTCACGCTTTCCGCCAGGTCGGCGTCGCCGCGATGATTGCCTGGTATCGGCTGCTGGATGCGCTTGAAAAATGA
- a CDS encoding ABC transporter permease: MNNEGVSLRAFDRTRIFRGFMLTPGAIVTLVLVLFALFLVVFLSVRVNDDSLLGAGVSLQNFVTIFTEPLYGLVVLRSLTIAGLVTLATVVAAYPVAYYLAFHAGPRRSLILFLVTLPFWTSYLLRVFAWKIVLAYNGVLNSVLMLTGLSAEPSTLFLNTPAAVVLTLAHAYAPFAILPIFVALETIPKSLMEAASDLGARPFTTFRRVILPNSMPGVLSAAVVVFVPTVGDYVTPAMIGGPTSTMIGSLVQAQFGKANDWPFGAALAVMVMLVILAVVLIVRQADRLFGSRT; the protein is encoded by the coding sequence ATGAACAATGAAGGCGTTTCGCTCCGGGCATTTGACAGGACGCGGATCTTCCGCGGTTTCATGCTGACGCCGGGCGCGATCGTAACTCTCGTCCTCGTGCTCTTCGCCCTCTTCCTCGTCGTGTTCCTGTCAGTTCGCGTCAATGACGATTCCTTGCTCGGTGCTGGCGTGTCCCTCCAGAACTTCGTTACGATCTTTACCGAGCCGCTTTACGGGCTCGTGGTGTTGAGGTCTCTGACGATCGCAGGGTTGGTCACGCTTGCCACTGTCGTCGCCGCCTATCCCGTTGCCTATTATCTGGCGTTTCACGCCGGTCCACGCCGGAGCCTGATCCTCTTTCTTGTCACGCTGCCGTTCTGGACGAGTTATCTCCTGCGCGTCTTCGCCTGGAAAATCGTCCTTGCCTACAATGGAGTGCTGAATTCGGTGCTGATGCTCACCGGACTTTCAGCCGAGCCATCGACCTTGTTTCTCAATACGCCGGCGGCGGTCGTCCTCACGCTTGCTCATGCATACGCCCCCTTTGCGATCCTGCCGATCTTTGTTGCGCTTGAGACCATACCGAAATCTCTGATGGAGGCGGCGTCCGATCTCGGCGCCAGGCCCTTCACGACATTCCGGCGTGTCATACTGCCGAATTCGATGCCGGGGGTGCTGTCGGCAGCCGTCGTCGTGTTTGTCCCGACCGTCGGGGATTATGTCACCCCGGCCATGATCGGCGGACCGACCAGCACGATGATCGGCTCTCTGGTGCAGGCCCAGTTCGGAAAGGCAAATGATTGGCCCTTCGGCGCAGCCCTGGCCGTCATGGTCATGCTGGTCATTCTGGCCGTTGTTCTGATCGTCCGCCAGGCCGACCGGCTGTTTGGGAGCCGCACATGA
- a CDS encoding ABC transporter permease — protein MSRRNIKTAGSGWLRWYVGLYLVFLYLPVALIPLFSFNDSVQAAFPLKGFTLAWYETLIGNETLIGALITSLSIGLAAAAIATLCGITIAYMDTQVRSSVARLISGIARLPILIPGVVVGISLLILVNLLGFGPSRLAIVLGHVLVCLPTTVIIMRGRFASIPRSIPEAAEDLGAGEMIVFRRVMLPLALPAIGSSFMLAFLTSFDEFIVAFFLAGTQPTLPLYIWSQLRFPKSLPTVMALGTAILVVSIIIAGCAELLRQRGLSRSMSSRA, from the coding sequence ATGAGCCGCCGGAACATAAAAACTGCGGGCAGCGGGTGGCTGCGTTGGTATGTCGGGCTCTATCTTGTCTTCCTGTATCTGCCCGTCGCCCTGATACCGCTCTTTTCGTTCAACGATTCCGTTCAGGCTGCCTTTCCGCTGAAGGGCTTCACCCTCGCCTGGTATGAAACGCTGATCGGAAACGAGACATTGATCGGCGCGCTGATAACGAGCCTTTCGATCGGGCTCGCCGCCGCGGCCATTGCGACCCTGTGTGGCATCACCATTGCCTACATGGATACGCAGGTCCGCTCCTCCGTCGCCAGGCTTATCTCCGGTATCGCTCGACTGCCCATTCTCATTCCTGGCGTTGTGGTCGGCATTTCGCTGCTGATCCTTGTGAACCTGCTGGGGTTCGGTCCCTCGCGGCTCGCGATCGTGCTTGGCCATGTTCTCGTCTGCCTGCCCACGACGGTCATCATCATGCGCGGGCGCTTCGCATCCATTCCGCGCAGCATTCCCGAGGCTGCGGAAGATCTCGGGGCAGGGGAGATGATCGTTTTCCGGCGCGTCATGCTGCCGCTGGCGCTGCCTGCAATTGGCTCGTCATTCATGCTCGCCTTTCTCACCTCGTTCGACGAATTCATCGTCGCTTTCTTCCTGGCTGGTACGCAGCCGACCTTGCCGCTTTATATCTGGAGCCAGCTGCGTTTCCCCAAGTCGCTGCCCACCGTGATGGCCCTTGGTACCGCCATCCTTGTGGTGTCGATTATCATCGCCGGCTGCGCCGAGCTTTTGCGGCAGCGTGGACTGTCGAGATCAATGTCTTCCCGTGCCTGA
- a CDS encoding ABC transporter substrate-binding protein, with the protein MALLLSLGLPAEAADKLTYFTWSGYELPDFHKAFDAAHPDSIDISVFGDDDDAFTKVKAGFRPDVAHPCYDKIARWNKEGLLQPIETARIKNWDSIFPVFRNLLDIQAGDGKVWMVPWDWGNTSILYRTDLVKDPEKSWNLLWDKQYAGRIATIDAVHDTPVVAALLAGVSPFDMTPEQLDKVADKLREQRPLVSAYTTDMTSVEQSLASGQLVAAMTWNASAVALKKQGVPVEFMKPKEGMLTWACGFVMLKDAKNIDLAYDFINSRLEAESGKALIENYGYGASTTSAFAAVPQDELENLQLPSDPETMLKSTVFTGPMKQNDDLAKMFEKVKAGG; encoded by the coding sequence ATGGCTCTTTTGCTGTCGCTCGGCCTGCCGGCCGAGGCTGCCGACAAGCTCACCTACTTCACCTGGTCAGGCTATGAGCTTCCCGACTTTCACAAGGCATTTGATGCAGCCCATCCCGACAGCATCGATATCTCCGTCTTCGGCGACGACGATGATGCTTTCACCAAGGTAAAGGCCGGGTTCCGTCCGGACGTCGCACATCCGTGCTACGACAAGATTGCCCGCTGGAACAAGGAGGGCCTGCTGCAGCCGATCGAGACCGCCAGGATCAAGAACTGGGACTCGATCTTCCCGGTCTTCCGGAACCTGCTTGATATTCAAGCCGGTGATGGCAAGGTGTGGATGGTTCCCTGGGATTGGGGCAACACGTCGATCCTCTATCGCACAGATCTCGTGAAGGACCCTGAAAAGAGCTGGAACCTTCTGTGGGACAAACAGTATGCCGGCCGTATCGCCACGATCGATGCCGTGCATGATACGCCTGTCGTCGCCGCGCTGCTGGCCGGCGTCAGCCCCTTCGACATGACGCCGGAGCAGCTCGACAAGGTCGCAGACAAGCTGCGGGAACAGCGTCCGCTCGTCTCGGCCTATACGACCGACATGACCTCGGTCGAACAATCGCTCGCCAGCGGCCAGCTGGTCGCGGCAATGACCTGGAACGCATCGGCGGTTGCCCTGAAGAAACAGGGCGTACCAGTGGAATTCATGAAGCCGAAGGAAGGCATGCTGACCTGGGCATGCGGTTTCGTCATGCTGAAGGATGCGAAGAATATCGATCTTGCCTATGACTTCATCAACAGCCGGCTTGAGGCGGAATCGGGCAAGGCGCTGATCGAGAACTACGGTTACGGCGCATCGACAACGTCCGCCTTCGCCGCCGTTCCCCAAGATGAACTGGAAAATCTGCAGCTCCCGTCCGATCCTGAAACC